One stretch of Cyanobacteriota bacterium DNA includes these proteins:
- a CDS encoding LuxR C-terminal-related transcriptional regulator: MTNIANTIKTVKAQNRQFNYAFLQGILEGFTYGILLLTERGEILYANWQLHQILDHLAEDEHEAHLFNQEIWRLHAATTKTSSIQTHYAVILESKLLTTSLGTLHLEARRSQLTLFPTPLVIVTIQNQRLQKRVSLKNVQQDGLTPRELEIWALRQANYSYAEIATELYISINTVKKHLKNIYAKLGCSLQHRMKAS, from the coding sequence ATGACTAACATTGCTAACACAATAAAGACTGTTAAGGCTCAGAATCGGCAGTTCAACTATGCATTTCTGCAGGGGATTTTGGAAGGGTTTACCTATGGCATTTTGCTCCTCACGGAACGGGGGGAAATTCTCTATGCCAATTGGCAACTTCATCAAATCCTTGACCATCTGGCTGAGGATGAACATGAGGCTCACCTCTTCAACCAAGAAATCTGGCGGCTTCATGCAGCTACAACTAAAACTAGTAGCATTCAAACCCATTATGCTGTCATTCTAGAGTCAAAACTCTTGACAACCTCCTTAGGCACGTTGCACCTAGAGGCTCGACGATCGCAATTAACCCTATTTCCTACCCCATTGGTGATTGTGACCATCCAAAATCAACGGCTGCAAAAACGAGTTTCCCTGAAAAATGTGCAACAGGATGGCTTAACACCCCGAGAACTGGAAATTTGGGCACTGCGACAGGCTAACTATAGCTATGCAGAGATTGCCACAGAGTTGTATATCAGCATCAACACAGTCAAAAAGCACTTGAAGAATATTTACGCCAAGTTAGGGTGTTCTCTCCAACACAGAATGAAGGCCAGCTAG